The proteins below come from a single Chitinophaga pinensis DSM 2588 genomic window:
- a CDS encoding sigma-54 dependent transcriptional regulator — MTMKENILIVEDEFIVGNDLRLMLIRAGYAVCGIAASVDEAKAMIERNKPSWVLLDIFLLDGSLGTDLAGYLRQKNIGFIYISANTNQSILEIARATRPYGFLVKPFREKDLLIMLDIARYKHQNNLQMALQREQLMQKQLQQIIEAPFELADKIARIPDVLQTFVPFDYLHIAITGKRPHTLEDLSFQRTGFDEYEHLDNTALCKSLGLERNTILTGRIAQLENETGGYLSDAEFRQWIADKIWESKLSDHLRLNARLAIAVTLPAGNLAVISFYSRNADTYTEELFTLLGRMENGIRQLLEQIQQKNDALSARIVARKRVEKPLIDNEVLFEGIVGRSPVFLSVLHSINMVSAAPSSVLILGESGTGKELIARCIHRQSPRKNKPLITVNCAALPAELIESELFGHEKGAFTGATDKRAGKFEMADGGTIFLDEIGELPIESQVKLLRVLQEKEFERVGGSKVIKVDVRVIAATNRNLEKEVAEGRFRLDLYYRLNVFPVELPSLRERKEDIPLLAQHFVDKLSEKLSRNITDISPDALKALRSYDWPGNIREMEHVMERSLLMTTGTILKQIMLPKMAAQPVGTTISSADGNRIKTLEEMEIEHILQVLKSCKGKVCGVGGAAELLGLPPSTLNSKIRKLGIKRDFHFKD; from the coding sequence ATGACCATGAAGGAAAATATACTGATCGTCGAAGATGAATTTATCGTAGGCAATGATCTCAGATTGATGCTGATCAGGGCAGGATACGCCGTTTGTGGCATCGCTGCTTCCGTGGATGAGGCCAAAGCCATGATAGAGCGGAATAAACCGAGTTGGGTATTGCTGGATATCTTTCTGCTGGATGGATCATTAGGAACTGATCTGGCTGGATATCTCCGCCAGAAAAATATCGGCTTTATATACATCTCTGCAAATACGAATCAAAGTATACTGGAAATTGCGCGTGCTACCAGGCCATACGGCTTCCTGGTGAAACCTTTCCGGGAAAAGGACCTGCTCATCATGCTGGATATCGCCAGATACAAACACCAGAATAACTTGCAGATGGCACTGCAACGGGAGCAGTTAATGCAAAAACAATTGCAGCAGATCATTGAGGCGCCCTTTGAACTGGCTGATAAGATTGCCCGTATCCCTGATGTTTTACAGACATTTGTCCCGTTTGACTATCTCCATATTGCCATCACCGGTAAAAGACCGCATACGCTGGAAGATCTGAGTTTCCAGCGGACAGGCTTCGATGAGTATGAACACCTGGACAATACCGCACTGTGTAAGTCTTTGGGGCTGGAAAGAAATACTATCCTTACCGGAAGAATTGCACAACTGGAAAATGAAACAGGCGGGTATCTGAGTGATGCTGAATTCAGGCAATGGATAGCTGACAAAATATGGGAAAGTAAACTAAGTGATCATCTCCGTCTAAACGCCAGACTGGCTATTGCTGTTACGCTGCCGGCCGGTAATCTGGCCGTCATTTCTTTTTACAGCCGTAATGCCGACACGTATACGGAAGAGCTGTTTACATTGCTGGGAAGAATGGAAAACGGTATCCGTCAGTTGCTGGAACAGATCCAGCAAAAGAATGATGCCCTGAGTGCCCGTATTGTTGCCAGAAAACGTGTGGAAAAGCCGCTTATAGACAATGAAGTCTTGTTTGAAGGGATCGTTGGTCGCAGTCCTGTTTTTCTGAGTGTATTACATAGTATCAACATGGTGTCCGCAGCGCCAAGTTCTGTACTGATACTGGGAGAAAGTGGTACAGGTAAGGAACTGATTGCGCGATGTATACACCGGCAGTCTCCCCGTAAGAATAAACCATTGATCACGGTGAATTGTGCCGCCTTACCTGCTGAGCTGATAGAATCTGAGTTGTTTGGGCATGAGAAAGGCGCATTTACAGGTGCGACTGATAAACGTGCAGGTAAATTTGAAATGGCAGACGGTGGTACGATCTTCCTGGATGAAATAGGTGAACTGCCTATAGAATCCCAGGTAAAGCTGCTGCGTGTTTTGCAGGAGAAAGAGTTCGAAAGGGTCGGAGGGAGTAAGGTCATCAAGGTAGATGTACGTGTGATTGCTGCTACGAACAGAAACCTGGAGAAAGAAGTGGCGGAAGGTCGTTTCCGTCTGGATCTATATTACCGCCTGAATGTATTCCCTGTAGAATTACCATCACTCAGAGAGCGTAAAGAAGATATACCTTTGCTGGCACAACATTTTGTGGATAAACTATCTGAGAAGCTAAGCCGTAATATTACAGATATCAGTCCTGATGCCTTAAAAGCTTTACGGTCATACGACTGGCCCGGAAACATCCGTGAAATGGAACATGTGATGGAAAGGAGCCTGCTAATGACGACGGGCACTATCCTGAAACAGATTATGCTGCCTAAAATGGCTGCGCAACCGGTAGGAACCACTATTTCATCGGCTGATGGAAACAGGATCAAAACCCTGGAGGAAATGGAAATAGAACATATCCTGCAGGTGTTGAAAAGCTGTAAGGGAAAAGTATGTGGTGTTGGTGGCGCTGCAGAGTTATTAGGGCTGCCGCCCAGTACCCTGAATTCCAAGATCAGGAAGCTGGGCATTAAGAGAGATTTTCACTTTAAGGATTAA
- a CDS encoding LytR/AlgR family response regulator transcription factor codes for MYEHLLDKPVFLPHKGNIYKPVYLRDIIYAKVDGAYIVIKYVNGSTVPFELSMSRLQELLPPAFFCRISRNYLVSIRHIDFLEKNNHTITIGKESLPLSENFRKEFYARYFLAG; via the coding sequence ATGTACGAACATCTTTTAGACAAGCCAGTATTCCTCCCTCACAAAGGCAATATTTATAAACCTGTCTACTTAAGAGACATTATCTATGCAAAAGTAGATGGCGCTTATATAGTTATAAAGTACGTCAACGGTAGTACAGTCCCGTTTGAATTAAGCATGTCGAGGCTCCAGGAACTGCTTCCCCCCGCCTTTTTCTGCCGCATCAGCAGAAATTATTTAGTCAGTATCAGGCATATTGACTTTCTTGAAAAAAACAATCACACAATTACAATAGGTAAAGAATCGCTGCCCCTGAGTGAGAACTTCAGGAAGGAGTTTTATGCACGTTACTTTCTTGCGGGTTGA
- a CDS encoding DinB family protein: MYHSITAFLEDWDFEVHKTLNVFSLLTKDTSSVKVHSNIRTLDRLALHISQVISDIGMQVGLFEQDDLAVQGTTTDLSQLIDIYKDYHQRMRSVVQTHWQDNILDGDVTLFGKSWKRGDVLSLLVQHEIHHRSQMSVIMRILDLPVPELYGPVREDWIKMGLPIAE; this comes from the coding sequence ATGTATCACAGCATAACTGCGTTTCTCGAAGACTGGGACTTCGAAGTACATAAGACGCTCAACGTGTTTTCATTACTGACAAAAGATACCAGCAGTGTAAAAGTACATAGCAATATACGCACGCTGGACCGTCTGGCATTGCATATTTCACAGGTCATCAGTGACATTGGTATGCAGGTAGGTTTGTTTGAGCAGGATGATCTGGCAGTACAAGGTACTACAACAGACCTGTCACAGCTTATTGATATATACAAAGACTATCACCAGCGAATGCGTTCAGTTGTGCAGACGCACTGGCAGGATAACATCCTTGACGGTGATGTGACCTTATTTGGCAAGTCCTGGAAAAGAGGAGATGTACTCTCATTACTTGTACAACACGAGATCCATCATCGAAGCCAGATGTCAGTTATCATGCGCATACTGGATCTTCCCGTACCGGAACTATATGGCCCGGTAAGAGAAGACTGGATAAAAATGGGCCTTCCAATCGCAGAATAA
- the ahr gene encoding NADPH-dependent aldehyde reductase Ahr has product MSTVNAWAQLEPKGKLQPYSYELSSVTAEEVEIVIDNCGLCHTDLSVLNGDFGLPFPVVAGHEITGRIVALGEVAKTKGLSVGQTVGLGWNKESCGHCDACLAGDAHLCVNLKATVLGYHGGFANRIKAHWLWVIPVPEGLHAADAGPLFCAGITVFYPLLEYGIQATDKVGVIGVGGLGHLAVQFAHAWGAEVTAFSSTPAKFEEAKKLGADHVVSSRNSEEWSSLKGHFDLIIVTVGVTLEWDKIIAMLSPRGRLHFVGIPYEAIPVTVLSLLIPQAVVSASPAGSRSAFDKMLRFAARHNIRAMVEHFPMSRINDAIEHLESGKANYRVVLDVDF; this is encoded by the coding sequence ATGTCAACAGTTAATGCATGGGCTCAGCTGGAGCCAAAGGGTAAACTACAGCCCTATAGTTATGAGTTATCGTCCGTTACAGCGGAGGAAGTGGAAATAGTTATTGACAATTGTGGATTATGTCATACAGATCTTTCTGTACTGAATGGCGACTTCGGATTACCATTCCCGGTTGTGGCAGGACATGAGATCACCGGCCGCATTGTCGCTCTTGGTGAAGTGGCAAAAACCAAGGGATTGTCCGTCGGACAAACTGTGGGTCTGGGCTGGAATAAAGAAAGCTGCGGACATTGCGACGCTTGTCTCGCTGGAGATGCACATTTATGTGTAAACCTGAAAGCCACCGTACTGGGATATCATGGCGGATTTGCCAACCGTATCAAAGCACACTGGTTATGGGTAATACCTGTCCCTGAAGGTCTTCATGCGGCAGATGCAGGACCGCTTTTCTGTGCAGGTATCACCGTATTCTATCCGTTACTGGAATACGGCATCCAGGCTACTGACAAAGTAGGTGTTATCGGCGTAGGCGGACTCGGACATCTGGCTGTACAGTTTGCACATGCCTGGGGAGCTGAGGTAACAGCATTTTCTTCTACACCTGCAAAATTTGAAGAAGCAAAAAAGCTGGGCGCAGATCATGTTGTTTCCAGCAGGAACAGCGAAGAATGGTCATCACTAAAAGGACATTTTGATCTGATTATCGTGACAGTAGGCGTCACACTGGAATGGGACAAGATCATTGCTATGTTATCGCCAAGAGGCAGACTGCATTTCGTGGGTATTCCCTATGAGGCGATACCGGTAACAGTGTTATCACTATTAATTCCGCAAGCAGTAGTATCTGCTTCTCCCGCCGGCTCCAGAAGCGCCTTTGATAAAATGCTCCGCTTTGCAGCCAGACATAATATCAGGGCCATGGTGGAACATTTCCCTATGAGCAGGATCAATGATGCCATTGAACATCTTGAATCCGGCAAAGCGAATTACCGCGTTGTTTTAGATGTAGATTTCTAA
- a CDS encoding alpha/beta fold hydrolase produces MHTPLNDHATAPTQYIEVNGTRYAYRSLGAPSDIPLICFQHFTGTLDNWDPLITNGLSKGRQLIIFDNKGVGLSSGTTPDNVAAMTADALEFITALGIRYFDVLGFSLGGFIVQYMAHIQPDMIRKIIIVGAAPQGVKVLHTFPDLIARAMQLEPKERFLFIFFEQSEHSRSKGLATLGRLYERTTDRDQDASAQAIGAQLTAITNWGKKTPSFEITSIQHPVFVVQGSNDEMMDTYNSYELFKQLPDAILSLYPDAAHGSFYQYPELFVSQTEYFLDSY; encoded by the coding sequence ATGCATACACCGCTCAATGATCACGCAACAGCGCCAACACAATATATTGAGGTAAACGGTACCCGCTATGCTTACCGTTCACTGGGGGCGCCGTCTGACATTCCGTTAATATGTTTTCAACACTTTACAGGTACGCTGGACAACTGGGATCCTTTGATCACGAATGGACTGTCAAAAGGCAGGCAGCTGATTATTTTTGATAATAAAGGAGTAGGTCTGAGTTCAGGCACAACTCCTGATAATGTTGCTGCCATGACAGCAGATGCGCTGGAATTTATAACAGCATTGGGAATCCGCTATTTTGACGTGTTAGGTTTTTCTCTTGGTGGATTTATTGTGCAGTATATGGCGCATATCCAGCCTGATATGATCAGAAAGATCATCATTGTAGGTGCTGCGCCACAGGGCGTGAAGGTACTGCATACCTTTCCCGATCTTATTGCCCGGGCAATGCAGCTGGAACCTAAAGAACGTTTTTTATTCATCTTCTTTGAGCAATCGGAGCATAGCCGTAGTAAAGGACTGGCGACACTTGGCAGACTGTATGAGAGAACTACAGACAGAGACCAGGATGCTTCGGCGCAGGCAATTGGTGCACAGTTGACAGCCATTACCAACTGGGGGAAAAAAACACCTTCTTTTGAAATTACGTCTATACAACATCCTGTATTTGTTGTACAAGGTAGTAATGATGAAATGATGGATACTTATAATTCCTATGAGCTGTTTAAGCAGCTGCCCGATGCAATATTGTCGTTGTACCCTGATGCAGCACACGGTTCATTTTATCAGTATCCGGAATTGTTCGTCAGCCAGACGGAATATTTTCTTGACAGTTATTGA
- a CDS encoding oxidoreductase: MASQKVLMVTGAFKGFGLEIVKAALAAGDRVVATVRSGADNLFTALGKPAALTVVTMDVTNEEQVKEAVTTALEKAGKIDVLINNAGYGILAGIEEAADHEVKKQYDTNVFGLLNVLRSVLPSMRQKRSGHVINISSLFGYDSVIGWGIYGSTKFAVEGISKALAKEVAPFGIKVTALAPGLFTTDFLGKGSYQESVNKIDDYADTIGQVRQVPEQLHGQQPGDPLKLAQVVIKIAHTEHPPLHLPVGTDAVEMLRNNAAAMLEETARWITVAVSTDHVVKK; encoded by the coding sequence ATGGCATCACAGAAGGTATTAATGGTAACAGGCGCATTTAAAGGATTCGGACTGGAAATAGTAAAAGCAGCATTGGCTGCAGGAGACCGGGTTGTGGCAACTGTTCGTTCGGGTGCAGATAATTTATTTACAGCGTTAGGCAAACCGGCAGCACTTACGGTGGTGACGATGGATGTCACCAACGAAGAGCAGGTAAAAGAGGCTGTAACAACAGCTCTTGAAAAAGCCGGAAAGATTGATGTGCTGATCAATAATGCAGGTTATGGCATACTGGCCGGCATAGAAGAAGCGGCTGACCACGAAGTCAAAAAACAATATGATACAAATGTATTCGGTCTGCTAAATGTACTGCGTTCTGTATTGCCCTCTATGCGGCAAAAAAGAAGTGGACATGTTATTAACATCTCTTCTCTCTTTGGCTATGACTCCGTCATCGGCTGGGGCATCTATGGTTCTACCAAATTTGCGGTGGAAGGTATATCAAAAGCACTGGCAAAAGAAGTAGCCCCATTCGGCATTAAAGTAACCGCCCTAGCTCCCGGATTGTTTACCACTGACTTTCTTGGAAAAGGGTCTTACCAGGAAAGCGTCAATAAGATAGACGACTATGCCGACACCATAGGACAGGTGAGACAGGTGCCGGAACAGCTGCATGGACAACAACCCGGCGATCCTTTAAAGCTGGCACAGGTAGTCATAAAAATAGCGCATACGGAACATCCGCCTTTACACCTGCCAGTCGGTACCGATGCAGTTGAAATGCTGAGGAACAATGCAGCAGCTATGCTGGAAGAAACGGCTCGTTGGATAACTGTAGCTGTCAGCACAGATCATGTTGTGAAAAAATAA
- a CDS encoding helix-turn-helix domain-containing protein — protein sequence MRPTFTPDSVIATTISEHLLNAGTFSIEEINAKEAYIIETSTQDNHYKIILLTQGDCYCSLGPVSLHMNTSCIGVIRPRQACTMLVDEQTTGFILSFSYDYLQLIAGMPGIILPHLHAGLSEYYTIPVAAAERVPITEIALQIVEEYRCFSSLREEMIRSLFRIFILYVCRLNEVKGDIDYNRCPPLVKRFFALLENYFLTLKMPADYADLLAVTPAYLNEMVKRSCGFTTSYCIQQRIVAEAKRLIMNSELSLKEISYRLGFDDASHFSKFFKKFTGKRYSDFRRQIINR from the coding sequence ATGAGACCAACATTTACCCCGGATAGCGTTATCGCCACAACCATCAGTGAACATCTGCTTAACGCAGGAACTTTTTCCATCGAAGAAATCAATGCGAAGGAAGCGTACATCATAGAAACCTCCACACAGGATAATCATTATAAGATCATACTACTGACGCAGGGGGATTGTTATTGTAGTCTTGGTCCGGTCAGTCTGCATATGAACACTTCCTGTATTGGGGTTATACGCCCTAGACAGGCCTGTACAATGCTGGTTGATGAGCAAACAACTGGTTTTATCCTCTCTTTCAGCTATGACTATCTTCAGTTGATTGCAGGTATGCCAGGTATCATACTGCCCCATCTGCACGCAGGCTTATCTGAGTATTATACAATACCCGTGGCAGCAGCCGAACGTGTACCTATTACAGAAATTGCGCTGCAGATAGTTGAGGAGTATCGTTGTTTTTCTTCGCTAAGGGAAGAAATGATCAGAAGTCTGTTCCGGATTTTTATCCTTTATGTATGTCGCCTGAATGAGGTGAAAGGGGATATTGATTATAACAGATGTCCGCCTCTGGTAAAGCGCTTTTTCGCTTTGCTGGAAAACTATTTTCTGACATTAAAGATGCCCGCCGACTATGCAGACCTGCTGGCCGTTACACCCGCTTATCTGAATGAAATGGTGAAAAGAAGCTGTGGTTTTACAACGAGCTATTGTATACAACAAAGGATCGTAGCAGAAGCCAAACGTCTTATTATGAATTCGGAATTGAGTCTGAAGGAAATTTCTTACCGCCTGGGTTTTGATGATGCCTCTCACTTCAGTAAGTTCTTTAAGAAATTCACAGGGAAACGTTACTCTGATTTCCGCAGACAAATTATTAACCGATAA